In gamma proteobacterium HIMB55, the genomic stretch TACTAACTGGGCAGACGTCGAAGCTATAAATACGGATGATTCTCGAATGGTCACCTGGAATTGGTGCACGCGTCGTGAGGGTGTTAGCCATGACGACCTAAATGCAATGCATGCGAGGGTCGTGGAGAACAATCCTGACGGACTGGGCAACATAGGCTGGTTTACTATGTATCCACTTATTGGCGGCGCGTCCGCGTCGGGTGAGTTTGCTCACGTCGTGGTATATCCAGATATGGCGGGTGTGATGACCCGAATGGATCAATTTGCCAACGGTGGTTGGAGAGATCGCATGGAGTACTACAAGTTGGCAGATTGCACGGGAGAGGCATTGATGATGGAGGAAGTCTTGAGTCGCCCCGGTGACTAATTTTTTAAGACCGTAGCCAAGCCGCGATCATCGCGGCTTTTTTTTAGCTAAGTCGCATGTTTTGGTTAAGTTACTGAAAAGCGCTAGCTACAAAATTTAAGCCAGCCTGCGGATAGCAGAGCCCGCGATTATCTGCTGACGTAGCCATATTTGCGCTGGTTGACTCGGATGCGGGATTTTGCACGAGAATCAAAAAGGTACGGACATTCACTTTATTTTGCACTGAGAGGCTCCGAGCGCTACCGTGTTGGAAATAGAAAATGGTGCTGGCACAAATACACCAACACCGACAAAAGACAGCGCAAAAGTTGTCTGGCATCAAACAGGAGATCACCCAATGGCCTATGAATGTTTTGATCTGAGCGTTTCCGAGGGAATTGCCCATATCCGCTTCAATCGTCCCGAAAAAGCAAACTCAATGATTCCGTCTTTTTGGACCGAATTGCCCGCAGTGGTTAATGAGTTGTCTCGCGACGCAGCCTGCCGAGTCATTGTTCTATCTGCAGAAGGTCGACACTTTTCCTCTGGCATGGATATCTCGGTCTTCACGGAGGGTGGCTTAGACGGCCCCGAGAGTGGCAGCCGATTTGTCCGCGCCGAGGCCTTCCGGCACCACTGTATGGCACTTCAGGATGCATTTACCTGTTTAGAGGAAGCCCGAATGCCCGTGCTTGTAGCGATTCAAGGCGCTGCCGTCGGCGGAGCAATGGATCTGATCACTGCTTGCGATTGTCGCTATGCAACCCGTGACGCTTTCTTTTCGGTGCACGAGACCGCTATCGGGATGACGGCGGACGTTGGTACCTACCCGCGCCTGGTGAAATTAATACCCGAGGGATGGGCACG encodes the following:
- a CDS encoding enoyl-CoA hydratase/carnithine racemase (PFAM: Enoyl-CoA hydratase/isomerase family) encodes the protein MAYECFDLSVSEGIAHIRFNRPEKANSMIPSFWTELPAVVNELSRDAACRVIVLSAEGRHFSSGMDISVFTEGGLDGPESGSRFVRAEAFRHHCMALQDAFTCLEEARMPVLVAIQGAAVGGAMDLITACDCRYATRDAFFSVHETAIGMTADVGTYPRLVKLIPEGWARQMSYTAERVSAEKARDIGLVNEVYDSAEQMLDAVMNIAQQIAAHAPLAVSGAKRMVNYARDHSTADGLDYIATWNASMLDGEAIRNTFMAQAKGEKPQYEELLAVKKTAGE